CATGGTCTTCACCATCTGGGTTATTCGCCGGTTCATTACGTCTACTTACGGCAAGGGCGTCAACGCCATCTGTCAGGACGAAACCGCAGCCGAAATCATGTCCGTGAACACCAACAAAATCAAACTGGTCAATTTCATGATCTCGGCAGGTCTGGCCGGATGTGCGGGCGGCCTGTTCGCGCACGTTGTCGGCTACGTCAACCCGCAGTCCTTCAACATTCTCAAATCCACCGAGGCCATGGTCATGGTTTATCTCGGTGGCATGGGCTCGCTCTCCGGCGCAGTCATCTCGGCCGTGGTCTTCACCTTCCTGATGGAAGTACTCAGATCACAGTCCCTCATGGACTTCCTGCTGGCTCCTGCAACATTTGTCTTCCCTGATTGGGAACCGTCTGCCGGTGTCATCAAATGGGTTATGATTCCCCTGCTTCTTGTCCTGATCATGCAATTCAGGCCCGAAGGTATCATGGGTAACAAGGAGTTATCGGACGTGTTCCCGAAGCTCAAAAAATTCTACACGTTCAAGTAGGGGGTCGGCATGTCACTTCTAAAAATCGACACTATGACCCAGCGTTTCGGAGGCCTTCAGGCCGTGTCCGAATTCAGCGTGGAAATGAAGGGCGGAGAACTCATGGGGCTGATCGGCCCCAACGGCGCAGGCAAGACGACCATCTTCAACCTGATCTCCGGTTTCTACCAGCCCACCGAGGGGGTCATCCTCTTTGACGGCAAGCCAACCGCAGGCCTCAAGCCGCATCAGGTCACGTCAATGGGCATTGCCCGCACCTTCCAGAACATTCGGTTGTGGCACGACATGACCGTGCTGGATAACATCCGTATCGCCCAGCACTACCGCATGGGTTACTCGGTCTGGGATTCCATCATCAGAGGTCCAAAGTACCGGGCTCGCGAAGCCCGTATTCTGGAGATAGCCGAGGAACTGCTGGACGCCATGTCATTGACTGACGTTGCCTACGAGTTCCCCAAGAATCTCCCTTACGGCCTGCAACGCCGCGTTGAGATTGCCCGGGCCATGTCCATTCGGCCGAAACTCCTGCTGCTGGATGAACCGGCCGCAGGGTTGAACTCAGCAGATATAGAAGACCTCATCACACTGATCCGTTGGATTCATGAGAACTTCGATATCACCATCTTCATGATTGAACACCAGATGAAGGTTGTGACGTCTCTGTGTCAGTGGATCAAGGTCATCGACTTCGGCGCCACCATTGCCGAAGGCACCGCAGAAGACATCCAGAGCAACCCGGCCGTCATCAAGGCCTATCTTGGAGACGACAACATATGACAACTCCACTCATCGAGGTCGAAAACCTCTACGTTAAATACGGCAACATCGAAGCCCTCCATGGCATCGACTTTACTGTGGGCGAAGGCGAAATCGTGACACTCATCGGTGCAAACGGCGCAGGGAAGTCCACGACGCTCATGTCCATTGCACAGCTTCCGCCACCTGAAGCCCCCAAGATCATAAAGGGTGACATCAAGTTCAAGGGGACGTCCATTTTGGGCATGTCCCCGGACAAGATTGTGAGTGATCTGCATCTGGCTTTGGTGCCTGAAGGTCGCCACATCTTCGGCAACCTGACCGTCGAGGAGAATCTGAAACTGGCAACATATGCCCGTAAGGATTCCCAGGCAGACGTTGATCGAGACTATAAACGTGTATACTCGCTTTTTGCCCGCCTGGATGAACGCAAAAAGCAGCGTTCCGAATCCCTGTCCGGCGGCGAACAGCAGATGCTGGCCATAGGACGTGCGCTCATGTCCGGCTGCAAGGTCATCATGCTTGACGAACCATCCATGGGTCTCGCCCCGCTGCTCATGTACGACATGTTCCGCACTTTGAAAGAGTTGAACAAGGAAGGCATGGCTATCCTGCTCATCGAACAGAATGCCAACCTCGCTCTCAAATTCGCTCACCGCGGCTATGTCATCGACACCGGCGAAATAGTTGCGCAAGGACCGTGTGACCAGCTCAGGGAAGATCCTGAAGTCAAAAAGGCATATCTCGGCGGCTAACTCCTTCCACTCCGAGCATTCAAAGGACTGTCTTCAGAGGCAGTCCTTTTTTTGCATGCACAACTCTATACTGGCACGTCTTATGCTTTAGTTCTGGCTGGGCAAGAATTGCCCATGAACCCAGAATAGCGAGGACCGCAATGGCGATTCAATCGGTTGGATCAAATGGATACATGGATGCCTACTCTCTCTTGCAAGCCGCAAATGAAGAGGAGCAGTTGAAGACCCGGGCTGCCCAAATGGATAAAGAGCAGGAAAAGGCCGGAGGATCTTCCGGTATGGCCAATGATATAGAGTCATACCTGGCAAAAATACCCAAAGGTGCGGACAACAGGCTCTCTTTCCTGGACGTCGACAAATATCGTGCGAACCTTGAAGCCAAGTGGGACATCACTGTGACCGCTGATCTCAAGGCATTGGGTGTTGACGTCACAAAAGAGCTTCCTTTGACCTATGACCCCGCATCCGGCAAGGTTACGGTGGCAAAGGGACACAAAGACAAGGAAATCATCGACAAATATTTCGTAGACAACCCAGATAAAGTGGATGAGTTTCAGACTGTCCTTCAGTTGGGAAAACTGACGAACACTGCAAGCACCCAACTCTCTCAGGGACAGATGATGCAGAACCTTCAATTTCAATCCATGTCATGGTGGTTTGCTGACAACTCCGATCCCACGTCATGGTTTGATGGAGGAGGACTGATGTTCGGGCAGGGACAATCCTCATACACCGGTCTGAATCTCAAAGTCTGATTTTCTGAACCAAGCCCGATGAGAACGCTATTTTCATCTTGTCGCGGCCTAGCTAGTGAATGCATAAAAACGGCGTACCCAGTGCTCTGGGTACGCCGTTTTTATGCATTCACTATAATTTATGCCAGCGAAGAATCAGCTAGTCTTCAATCACAGTGGCCTTGTTGATAAAGACCGGCTCGACCGGGACGTCGTCATGATATCCACTGCGGCCGGTGGCCACACCCTTGATCTCGTCCACAACTTCCGTTCCTTTTACAACCTTGCCGAAAACAGCGTAGCCCCAGCCCTGAGGGGTCTCGGAAGAAAAATTGAGGAAGCCATTATCCTTGACGTTGATGAAGAACTGTGAAGAAGCGGAATGCGGATCCATGGTGCGTGCCATGGCCAAAGTGTAACAGTCATTTTTCAGACCGTTATTGGCTTCATTCTGGATAGGCTCACGTGTTGCCTTTTCCTGCATGTTTTCATCCATGCCGCCGCCCTGAACCATGAAGTTGCCGATAACGCGGTGAAAAATAAGCCCGTCATAGAAGCCTTCTTCTACATACTGCTGAAAATTGGCAGCGGATTTAGGGGCCTTTTCAAAATCAAGCTCGATGACGATGTCACCCATGCTGGTTTCCATTTTAATCATTTTGTATCTCCTTTATGCCGGTAAATTCCCGGCGTGATGTCGTTCGCGTACACCCGTGTATCAGAGGGACGCACGGCTGGCAAATTGTCGACAAGTGCCGATTTGATCAGGGTTGAAGCGGGGAAACGCCAGTCCCAGTGCGCATTGACGGGACTTTCGGCACTGGCAGAATATCTATTCCGTCCGAAACAACAGAACTACTGAACACAGAAAGTCCCTCCTGCGTCACGGCTTCTATAGCCGGGACGGACAGGAGAGAACCGAGTTTCATGATATTTTTCTCGATGATTAGTTCTGCTTGTGGTTCAAGAATCTCCGTCTGCTTCGCAGCATACGGATTCTCTGGTTGAAAGTGCACAGGCGCAGGTTTGTCCACCATGGCGGTCGCCAAGAAAGCGAGAGCCAAGCCAGCCGCTATTGGCTTCAGGACACGCACTGAAATCGATGCACTTCCAAAGACCATATCCCTTACCCCTTGAGAGCCTCGGCAATAGTCGCCTGATCTTCTGCGCTGAGGTACGGGTGCATAGGCAAAGCAAAAATTCGCTTACCTACTTCCTCACAAACAGGAAAATCACCTTCTGCGTACTTCAAGTTGGCGAACGCCTTCTGGAGGTGCAGCGGTTTTGGATAGTAGATGGCTGTAGGAATGGAAGCCTCAGTAAGCTTACCCATGAGCTCGGTACGATGCTCAGAATTCTCTGCAAGGACAGAGTATTGTGCCCAAACAGAAGTATTGCCTTCTGTCACGGTAGGCGTCGTCAAGCCGGGAACAGAGGACAAAAGCTCCTCATATCGGTCAGCGACCTGTTGACGTTTGACAATTTCACCAGGGAAAACTTCGAATTTGGCGAGAAGTACGGCAGCCTGAATCGAATCGAGGCGCCCATTGATACCCAGACGAACGTTCTCGTACTTGTCGTCGCCCATTCCATGAACACGGATGGAACGAAGCAATTTATCCAGTTCCTCGTTGTGAACGAAAACCATACCACCGTCGCCATAACAACCGAGCGGCTTGGCCGGGAAAAATGACGTACAGGCGACATCGCCCAGCGAACAAACCGGCTTGCCTTTGTAGGTAGCCCCAAAAGACTGCGCTGCGTCGACAATAAGGAACAGCCCACTGTTGTGGACTAACGGTTCGATAGCATCATAGTCTGCAGGCTGACCAAACAAATCGACGGAAATGACGCCCCTCGGGGTCAAATCATTACGATTGTCCTTAACATCGGCAATCTTACGACGAAGATCTTCGGGGTCAATATTGTACGTCACCGGGTCGATGTCGACGAATACCGGCGTCGCACCAAGAAGTGCAACAGCCTCAGCTGTAGCCA
The genomic region above belongs to uncultured Pseudodesulfovibrio sp. and contains:
- a CDS encoding ABC transporter ATP-binding protein — translated: MSLLKIDTMTQRFGGLQAVSEFSVEMKGGELMGLIGPNGAGKTTIFNLISGFYQPTEGVILFDGKPTAGLKPHQVTSMGIARTFQNIRLWHDMTVLDNIRIAQHYRMGYSVWDSIIRGPKYRAREARILEIAEELLDAMSLTDVAYEFPKNLPYGLQRRVEIARAMSIRPKLLLLDEPAAGLNSADIEDLITLIRWIHENFDITIFMIEHQMKVVTSLCQWIKVIDFGATIAEGTAEDIQSNPAVIKAYLGDDNI
- a CDS encoding ABC transporter ATP-binding protein, with translation MTTPLIEVENLYVKYGNIEALHGIDFTVGEGEIVTLIGANGAGKSTTLMSIAQLPPPEAPKIIKGDIKFKGTSILGMSPDKIVSDLHLALVPEGRHIFGNLTVEENLKLATYARKDSQADVDRDYKRVYSLFARLDERKKQRSESLSGGEQQMLAIGRALMSGCKVIMLDEPSMGLAPLLMYDMFRTLKELNKEGMAILLIEQNANLALKFAHRGYVIDTGEIVAQGPCDQLREDPEVKKAYLGG
- a CDS encoding peptidylprolyl isomerase; translated protein: MIKMETSMGDIVIELDFEKAPKSAANFQQYVEEGFYDGLIFHRVIGNFMVQGGGMDENMQEKATREPIQNEANNGLKNDCYTLAMARTMDPHSASSQFFINVKDNGFLNFSSETPQGWGYAVFGKVVKGTEVVDEIKGVATGRSGYHDDVPVEPVFINKATVIED
- a CDS encoding DegT/DnrJ/EryC1/StrS family aminotransferase, with protein sequence MSIPFIDLKSQYKEIETAVKKGIDGVLEHGAYIMGPEITDLEARLSSFSSVRFGIGCASGTDALVMALMALGVGRGDAVFTTPFTFMATAEAVALLGATPVFVDIDPVTYNIDPEDLRRKIADVKDNRNDLTPRGVISVDLFGQPADYDAIEPLVHNSGLFLIVDAAQSFGATYKGKPVCSLGDVACTSFFPAKPLGCYGDGGMVFVHNEELDKLLRSIRVHGMGDDKYENVRLGINGRLDSIQAAVLLAKFEVFPGEIVKRQQVADRYEELLSSVPGLTTPTVTEGNTSVWAQYSVLAENSEHRTELMGKLTEASIPTAIYYPKPLHLQKAFANLKYAEGDFPVCEEVGKRIFALPMHPYLSAEDQATIAEALKG